From the genome of Thermogutta terrifontis, one region includes:
- a CDS encoding AAA family ATPase, with the protein MLQEFSSYRRLMVEELQKVIVGQTEVIEQLLAAVFTRGHCLLVGVPGLAKTLMVNTLARILDVQFKRIQFTPDLMPSDITGTNVLEEDEHGKRYFRFVEGPIFTNILLADEINRTPPKTQAALLQAMQEREVTVGQQTYPLPEPFLTIATQNPIEQEGTYPLPEAQLDRFMFNIKVDYPSLEEEERILAMTTRNEKVEVRKILSGKAILNLQRLVNSVAVSPYIVQYVARLVRATRPRDPSAPQFIRDFIDWGAGPRAGQFLIQGGKALAAMDGRFAVSIEDVRKLAIPVLRHRISVNFQAQAEGLTTDDIIERLVKEVPAPAIPKFEQPAPQVSPDVLRPLS; encoded by the coding sequence GTGCTGCAGGAGTTCAGTTCCTACCGCCGTTTGATGGTGGAGGAACTCCAGAAAGTCATCGTGGGGCAGACGGAGGTTATTGAGCAGCTTTTGGCCGCCGTCTTCACCCGGGGACATTGTCTTCTTGTCGGCGTGCCGGGGTTGGCTAAGACGCTGATGGTCAACACGCTGGCGCGCATTCTCGACGTTCAATTCAAACGGATTCAATTCACTCCCGACCTGATGCCCTCCGACATCACGGGGACGAACGTTCTGGAGGAGGACGAACACGGAAAACGCTATTTCCGGTTTGTGGAGGGACCCATTTTCACAAATATTTTGCTGGCGGATGAAATCAACCGCACCCCTCCGAAGACGCAGGCCGCTTTGCTCCAGGCGATGCAAGAACGGGAAGTGACGGTCGGCCAGCAGACGTATCCGCTCCCTGAGCCGTTCTTAACGATTGCTACTCAGAACCCCATCGAGCAGGAGGGAACCTATCCTCTTCCCGAGGCGCAGCTTGACCGCTTCATGTTCAACATCAAGGTGGATTACCCGTCGCTGGAGGAAGAGGAACGGATCCTCGCCATGACAACGCGGAACGAGAAAGTCGAAGTCCGCAAGATACTTTCCGGCAAAGCTATTTTGAATTTACAAAGATTGGTGAATTCGGTGGCAGTCAGTCCTTACATCGTCCAGTATGTGGCTCGACTTGTCCGCGCCACTCGCCCCCGAGACCCCTCGGCACCGCAGTTTATCCGCGATTTCATCGATTGGGGGGCCGGACCGCGTGCCGGGCAGTTTTTGATTCAGGGAGGAAAGGCCCTGGCTGCGATGGACGGCCGATTCGCTGTCTCCATCGAAGATGTGCGAAAACTCGCCATTCCTGTGTTGCGGCATCGGATCAGCGTCAATTTTCAGGCTCAGGCGGAGGGACTCACCACCGATGACATTATCGAGCGGCTGGTAAAAGAGGTGCCCGCCCCGGCAATTCCGAAGTTCGAGCAGCCGGCGCCGCAGGTCAGCCCGGATGTGCTGCGTCCGCTTTCCTGA
- a CDS encoding DUF58 domain-containing protein — translation MANIQKYLKPEVARQIKRLDLRAQFIVKGFLHGLHASPFHGFSVEFSEHRRYVPGDDPMDIDWLVYAKTDRYYVKKFEAETNITGYLVVDASRSMGYTYRQEMTKFDYAICLAAALCYLMIHQQDPVGLWVFDEKIRHSLPPKSRRNHLGTVLSILAKLQPSGETNIAQCLAQIAAFLRRASLIMIFSDLLADPEPVIHGLHRLKHRGHDIIVFHILDEAEVYFPFKGLVELEEPESGQKLEVDAAAYRADYLEALNKFREKYRQECFRAGIDYLPLDTSMAFDKALFEYLMRRKARF, via the coding sequence ATGGCGAATATTCAAAAGTATTTGAAACCTGAAGTCGCTCGGCAGATCAAACGGCTCGACCTCCGCGCTCAGTTTATTGTCAAAGGATTTTTGCACGGTTTGCACGCCAGTCCTTTCCACGGCTTTTCCGTGGAGTTCAGTGAACACCGGCGTTACGTCCCGGGCGACGATCCCATGGACATCGACTGGCTGGTCTATGCCAAAACCGACCGCTATTACGTGAAGAAGTTTGAGGCCGAGACGAACATTACCGGCTACCTTGTGGTGGATGCCAGTCGCTCCATGGGCTACACGTACCGCCAGGAAATGACCAAATTTGATTACGCCATTTGTCTGGCCGCCGCTTTGTGCTATTTGATGATCCATCAGCAGGACCCGGTGGGATTGTGGGTGTTTGATGAAAAAATCCGCCATTCGTTACCACCAAAATCGAGACGCAATCATTTAGGCACGGTTCTTTCGATCCTTGCGAAATTGCAGCCGTCGGGCGAGACCAACATCGCGCAGTGCCTTGCCCAGATCGCGGCCTTTCTTCGTCGGGCAAGCCTGATCATGATTTTTTCCGACCTGCTCGCCGATCCCGAGCCCGTCATTCACGGTCTGCATCGGCTCAAGCATCGCGGGCATGACATCATCGTCTTCCATATTCTCGATGAAGCGGAAGTGTATTTTCCTTTTAAAGGACTGGTGGAGCTGGAAGAACCAGAATCGGGCCAGAAACTGGAAGTTGACGCAGCGGCTTATCGCGCCGACTATCTGGAGGCCCTCAATAAATTCAGGGAGAAATATCGGCAGGAATGCTTTCGGGCAGGAATCGACTATTTACCGCTGGACACCAGCATGGCCTTTGATAAGGCCTTGTTTGAATACCTGATGCGACGCAAAGCTCGGTTTTGA
- a CDS encoding SMP-30/gluconolactonase/LRE family protein, with amino-acid sequence MRKLLGSSAIHVLSRRTGYGMYFLILALGVATQVVFGAEPSQNPSEKVAWIERADPGLDDLIAPDAQVEVLAEGFEWSEGPVWIPEGGYLLFSDVPKNTIYRWKEGQGIDIFLKPSGYTGFRERGGESGSNGLALDRQGRLLLCQHGDRRVARWEKGCFITLADQYEGKPLNSPNDLVVKSNGDIYFTDPPYGMTPEAQRDPNALGFCGVYRISADGKLTLLVRDMTRPNGIAFSPDEKTLYVAQSDPQRPLWMAFPVREDGTLGEGKVFFDAKPWQQSGLPGLPDGMKVDQKGNLFATGPGGVNIFRPDGTFLGRIRVKVPTANCAFGDDGSTLYITADMYLLRVKTKTKGLGF; translated from the coding sequence ATGCGGAAGCTTCTCGGTTCCAGCGCGATCCACGTTCTTTCTCGGCGAACTGGTTATGGGATGTATTTCCTGATTCTCGCTTTGGGTGTAGCGACGCAGGTCGTGTTCGGAGCAGAGCCGTCCCAAAACCCATCCGAAAAGGTTGCTTGGATCGAACGCGCGGATCCCGGGCTGGACGATCTGATTGCTCCGGATGCCCAGGTAGAAGTCCTCGCCGAGGGGTTCGAGTGGTCCGAGGGACCGGTTTGGATTCCCGAGGGTGGATATCTTCTGTTTTCGGATGTCCCGAAGAACACGATCTACCGATGGAAAGAAGGGCAGGGGATTGACATATTTTTGAAACCCTCGGGCTATACGGGTTTTAGAGAGAGGGGCGGTGAGTCCGGATCCAACGGTTTGGCACTGGATCGTCAGGGACGCCTGCTCCTCTGCCAGCATGGGGATCGCCGTGTCGCCCGGTGGGAAAAAGGATGCTTCATCACGTTGGCCGACCAGTACGAGGGCAAGCCCCTCAACAGTCCGAACGATCTGGTCGTCAAATCGAACGGAGACATTTATTTCACCGACCCTCCCTACGGAATGACGCCGGAGGCCCAGCGAGATCCCAACGCGCTGGGGTTCTGCGGGGTTTACCGCATTTCAGCAGATGGCAAACTGACGCTCCTGGTCCGGGATATGACCCGACCAAATGGGATTGCCTTTTCACCGGATGAGAAGACTCTCTATGTCGCGCAGTCGGATCCCCAGCGACCCTTGTGGATGGCGTTTCCGGTGCGTGAAGATGGAACGCTGGGCGAGGGTAAAGTGTTCTTCGACGCAAAACCGTGGCAACAATCCGGGTTGCCAGGATTGCCTGACGGGATGAAAGTTGATCAGAAAGGCAATCTCTTTGCGACCGGACCAGGGGGGGTTAACATTTTTCGTCCGGATGGTACGTTTCTCGGTCGCATCCGCGTGAAGGTTCCCACGGCGAATTGCGCTTTTGGCGATGATGGGTCTACTCTCTACATCACAGCCGACATGTACTTGTTGCGCGTCAAAACGAAAACGAAGGGGTTGGGTTTCTGA
- a CDS encoding DUF4159 domain-containing protein has translation MMGNTWQTWESACPARPRRLTANANLLKLIASILGCLLLGTFCPMVEAQVPGEKLAAALEESINRAIEFLKRSQQADGSWPDPVNMPCGMTSLCTLALLSAGVPSDDPAVARALRYLLEHSPEDINKTYPIALQTMVYCRADPSRYLPQIQENVQWLAKTQIQGGADRGGWSYPGSNADNSNSQFAVLALYEAERAGARIPDAVWTAARQYWESGQNPDGSWGYRQGQPGTGSMTCAGITSLIIIYDVVRQPAAQVDDQNRINCCQPAPGGIDRIQRGLNWLARHFTVRQNPQGGNIWVFYYLYGLERVGRLSALRFIGQHDWYREGSAFLLELKATVAAGGVPTDYWVGPNMESDPLLATSFALLFLAKGRRPILLSKVRLGPEGSWNSHPNDVYNLTTYTESRWKMDLGWQIVDIAAASVEDLLQSPVLYLGGVDSPLPSDPAAQKQLAQKIRDYVDRGGFLLAEATCPQGTFDKGFRQLMAMAFPEPEYALQMLPPEHPIWRAEEAIPPQFLRPLLGIEFGCRTSVVYAPAVAGKDGRFLPSLSCLWELHRLGRGVTLAPAVAEEVKAGVNLGVNILAYATNRQLKYKYEFFERPSLVAAQDTVARDRIAVAQLLHPGGCHVAPRALNNLLEAAAQQLRLRVDLAKYEINITDPALFNFHLAFMHGRNAFRLTEDERQQLRLYLERGGMILADAVCANRAFAESFRREFGTLIPEHPLQPIPPDDPIYTTAYGGFDVRFVSRRDPQPVGPDSPAAEAMRRVPPELEGIRLDDRWAVIFSPYDLSCALERQQTVGCRGYIPEDAARLGINILLYSLQQ, from the coding sequence ATGATGGGTAACACCTGGCAAACGTGGGAATCGGCCTGTCCGGCTAGGCCACGTCGCTTGACCGCGAATGCGAACCTCCTCAAGTTAATCGCCTCCATCCTGGGCTGTTTGCTGCTGGGAACGTTTTGCCCGATGGTCGAAGCTCAGGTGCCCGGAGAAAAGTTAGCGGCAGCCCTGGAAGAATCGATCAATCGGGCGATCGAGTTTCTCAAGCGTTCCCAGCAAGCCGACGGCTCCTGGCCCGACCCCGTCAATATGCCGTGCGGAATGACGTCGCTGTGCACCCTGGCCCTTCTCAGTGCCGGTGTTCCCTCGGACGATCCGGCCGTGGCGAGGGCGCTTCGATACCTTCTGGAGCACTCGCCCGAAGACATCAACAAGACATATCCCATCGCGCTGCAAACGATGGTTTACTGCCGGGCCGATCCCAGCCGATATCTGCCACAGATTCAGGAAAATGTGCAATGGCTGGCAAAAACCCAGATTCAGGGAGGTGCGGATCGGGGCGGATGGTCCTATCCCGGCTCCAATGCCGACAATTCCAACAGTCAGTTTGCGGTACTGGCGCTGTACGAAGCCGAGAGGGCAGGCGCTCGCATCCCTGATGCCGTTTGGACCGCAGCTCGACAATACTGGGAGAGCGGCCAGAATCCAGACGGTTCCTGGGGTTACCGTCAAGGCCAACCCGGAACCGGCAGCATGACCTGCGCTGGCATCACGTCGCTCATCATCATCTATGACGTTGTGCGTCAACCGGCCGCTCAGGTAGACGACCAGAACCGCATCAACTGCTGTCAGCCCGCTCCCGGAGGAATCGATCGCATTCAGCGGGGCTTGAACTGGCTGGCCCGGCACTTCACGGTCCGTCAGAATCCTCAGGGCGGAAACATCTGGGTTTTTTATTATCTCTACGGTTTAGAGCGGGTGGGACGGCTCAGCGCGTTGCGGTTCATCGGCCAGCATGATTGGTACCGGGAAGGTTCTGCGTTTCTTCTGGAGCTAAAGGCTACCGTCGCAGCCGGGGGCGTTCCCACCGATTACTGGGTGGGGCCCAATATGGAGAGCGATCCGCTCCTGGCAACCTCGTTCGCCCTACTGTTCCTTGCCAAAGGACGGCGGCCGATCCTGCTCAGCAAGGTTCGCCTGGGACCAGAGGGAAGCTGGAACAGCCATCCTAACGACGTGTACAACCTGACGACATACACGGAGAGTCGATGGAAGATGGACCTCGGATGGCAGATCGTGGACATTGCCGCCGCAAGTGTGGAAGATCTGCTCCAATCCCCGGTTCTCTATCTCGGGGGCGTGGATAGTCCCCTTCCGAGTGACCCCGCCGCCCAGAAACAACTGGCCCAGAAGATCAGGGACTACGTCGATCGCGGGGGATTTCTTTTGGCGGAGGCTACCTGCCCTCAGGGAACCTTCGATAAAGGTTTTCGCCAGCTGATGGCGATGGCATTTCCTGAGCCGGAGTATGCTTTGCAAATGCTTCCCCCGGAGCACCCCATTTGGCGGGCCGAAGAGGCTATCCCTCCACAGTTTCTCCGACCGCTTCTGGGAATCGAGTTCGGCTGCCGAACGAGCGTCGTTTATGCACCTGCCGTGGCGGGAAAAGACGGACGTTTTCTGCCGTCTCTTTCCTGCCTCTGGGAACTCCATCGGTTGGGTCGGGGAGTAACGCTCGCCCCCGCTGTGGCCGAAGAAGTCAAAGCGGGCGTCAATTTGGGGGTCAATATTCTGGCTTACGCAACCAACCGACAGCTTAAATACAAGTACGAATTCTTCGAACGTCCATCCCTGGTGGCTGCCCAGGATACAGTCGCCCGGGACAGAATCGCCGTGGCCCAGTTACTTCATCCCGGGGGATGCCATGTGGCTCCCCGAGCCCTCAACAACCTGCTGGAAGCGGCCGCCCAACAACTGCGTCTGCGTGTCGATCTAGCAAAGTACGAAATCAACATCACTGACCCGGCCCTGTTCAACTTCCACCTCGCGTTCATGCACGGAAGAAACGCCTTTCGGCTGACTGAAGATGAGCGGCAGCAACTTCGGCTTTATCTGGAACGCGGCGGCATGATCCTCGCCGATGCCGTGTGTGCCAATCGGGCGTTTGCGGAGTCATTTCGCCGGGAATTCGGCACACTGATACCTGAGCATCCCCTTCAGCCCATCCCTCCCGACGATCCCATTTACACCACGGCATACGGCGGGTTTGACGTGCGGTTTGTTTCGCGTCGGGACCCTCAACCCGTTGGTCCGGACAGTCCCGCCGCAGAGGCGATGCGACGCGTTCCACCGGAATTGGAGGGCATCCGCCTTGACGACCGCTGGGCGGTGATCTTTTCGCCTTATGATCTCAGTTGTGCTCTCGAGCGTCAGCAGACCGTGGGATGTCGGGGCTACATCCCCGAAGATGCCGCCCGGCTTGGAATCAATATCCTCCTGTATTCGCTCCAGCAGTAA
- a CDS encoding vWA domain-containing protein has translation MGFVTPLFFWVGLGLIGIPVILHLIFRQRGKTVVFPALRLLQQRYEVRKRRLRLQHLLLLLLRALVLFLLGMALARPTINFGEGLPSEEAPVAAVLIFDTSPRMAYRFQNQTRLQAAQSLGLWLLRELPRDSDIAVLETRPMPPRFAVDRGAAKTQIERLQFSALTESIPKALEKAINLLETSDKTHREVYFFTDLTTSAWPEESLGALRERLKAARGISYYIFDVGIQNPADSGIVHAQLASEVMVDAMPASFEIQCRRWGPAETRALVGYLSGPLGKAESNAQTEPVKRVQETVEFAQNGTATLNVRIGGLTQGVYQGYFQLEGDSPLGVNDRWYFTIQVRPAFRVLIAAPQPAGQHAVYLSQALAPETLRRAGISRYQCDVVSYEELQKQDLSPYAAYFLLDPPPLPDSFWTKLRDLVRTGKGVALFLGRSLGSIEKWNAGPVQDLLAGQILVQARDPGGELHLRPSLYDHYLLTPFRSVAGSVPWDMFPVYRYWVLDPLASDAYVIVPLSNGHPAIVERSVQKGRAITVATAISDLPEESPWSMLTMGQAWPFVILANQMALYLAGAGDLRSNYFVGEPVRLELDPELRLTSVLLEPPPDVLNSDTKEATLPVRVNVDPESHEILISATDQIGNFRVVAREAGVDFHSGFSVNCPSHIMNLDRVSAGLLEQTFADVPMQIARDKEHLLRQVTAGRTGLEITPYLLGLLALIMALEQVLANRFYRSSPAAPSTQSKTAPA, from the coding sequence ATGGGATTTGTCACCCCGTTGTTTTTCTGGGTCGGTTTGGGATTGATCGGAATTCCGGTCATCCTCCATCTCATTTTCCGGCAGCGGGGTAAAACTGTCGTCTTTCCGGCCCTTCGGCTTCTCCAACAGCGGTACGAGGTTCGCAAGCGACGACTGCGTCTTCAGCATCTTCTTCTGCTTCTGTTGCGGGCACTGGTGCTGTTCCTCTTGGGGATGGCGCTAGCCCGGCCCACCATCAACTTTGGCGAGGGACTCCCCAGTGAGGAAGCTCCGGTGGCTGCGGTGCTTATTTTCGATACATCGCCGCGGATGGCGTACCGATTCCAGAACCAGACGCGGTTGCAGGCCGCCCAGTCGCTGGGGTTGTGGCTGCTGCGAGAGCTTCCTCGGGACAGCGATATTGCGGTCCTCGAGACGCGACCGATGCCACCCCGTTTCGCCGTGGACCGGGGAGCCGCCAAGACTCAAATTGAACGACTCCAATTTTCCGCCCTGACGGAATCCATTCCAAAGGCGCTCGAGAAAGCAATCAACCTGTTGGAGACAAGCGATAAAACCCATCGCGAGGTCTATTTTTTCACCGATCTCACCACCTCTGCCTGGCCGGAAGAAAGCCTTGGAGCACTCCGGGAGCGGCTGAAGGCTGCCCGCGGGATCTCCTACTACATCTTTGACGTGGGAATCCAGAATCCGGCGGATAGTGGCATCGTGCATGCACAACTTGCCAGCGAAGTGATGGTGGACGCGATGCCGGCCAGTTTTGAAATTCAATGCCGCCGCTGGGGACCGGCCGAGACACGAGCGCTTGTTGGATATCTTTCGGGTCCACTGGGAAAGGCCGAGTCCAATGCGCAAACAGAGCCGGTAAAACGAGTGCAGGAAACCGTGGAGTTTGCCCAGAATGGCACAGCGACTCTTAATGTGCGGATTGGGGGGCTCACCCAGGGCGTGTATCAGGGGTATTTCCAATTGGAAGGGGATTCACCTCTGGGAGTGAATGATCGCTGGTATTTCACCATCCAGGTGCGCCCCGCTTTCCGCGTTCTCATTGCGGCTCCCCAGCCTGCGGGACAGCACGCGGTGTATCTTTCTCAGGCACTCGCCCCGGAAACGCTTCGGCGTGCCGGCATTTCGCGTTATCAGTGCGACGTGGTCTCCTACGAAGAATTGCAAAAACAAGATCTGTCACCGTATGCAGCGTACTTTCTGCTGGATCCGCCGCCTTTGCCGGACTCGTTCTGGACGAAGCTTCGCGACCTGGTCCGTACGGGAAAAGGAGTGGCCTTGTTTCTCGGGCGTTCTCTGGGGTCAATTGAGAAATGGAATGCGGGGCCTGTTCAGGACCTTCTGGCCGGTCAAATTCTCGTCCAGGCCCGCGATCCGGGTGGAGAGCTCCACCTTCGACCGTCCCTTTATGACCACTACCTTTTAACGCCGTTCCGCTCCGTGGCCGGATCGGTTCCGTGGGACATGTTTCCCGTCTATCGATACTGGGTGCTTGACCCACTGGCAAGCGACGCGTACGTGATCGTTCCATTAAGCAACGGGCATCCCGCTATTGTGGAAAGGTCGGTTCAAAAAGGTCGGGCGATTACTGTGGCCACCGCAATTTCCGACCTCCCGGAGGAATCGCCGTGGAGTATGCTGACGATGGGGCAGGCTTGGCCGTTTGTGATTTTGGCCAATCAGATGGCCCTGTATCTTGCCGGGGCTGGAGATTTGCGGAGTAACTACTTCGTGGGTGAGCCTGTGCGATTGGAGCTGGACCCCGAGTTGCGACTCACGTCGGTCCTCCTGGAACCGCCTCCAGATGTGCTCAATTCGGATACAAAGGAAGCCACACTGCCGGTGCGCGTCAACGTGGATCCTGAAAGCCACGAGATTTTGATCAGTGCCACGGACCAGATCGGCAACTTCCGTGTGGTGGCTCGGGAAGCTGGTGTTGATTTTCACTCGGGATTCAGCGTCAATTGCCCGAGCCACATCATGAATCTCGACCGCGTTTCCGCGGGGCTGTTGGAACAAACGTTTGCGGATGTGCCAATGCAAATCGCCCGCGATAAGGAGCATTTGCTCCGCCAGGTGACGGCGGGAAGAACCGGGCTTGAAATCACACCGTATTTGCTTGGTTTGCTGGCCCTGATCATGGCCCTGGAACAGGTCCTGGCCAATCGGTTTTATCGATCATCACCGGCAGCGCCTTCCACACAGAGTAAAACCGCGCCGGCGTAG